Proteins from one Anopheles nili chromosome 2, idAnoNiliSN_F5_01, whole genome shotgun sequence genomic window:
- the LOC128721358 gene encoding uncharacterized protein LOC128721358 yields MKPTVRPLDKCLRRPGALALVVAGLLCLQIATSDGTPLDDGNAGGGSASSETLTELTACQHLRRAESRRAKSLGDSLLQTVRIPRCTALGEFEPVQCSNELNGTECWCVDEYGVELMGSRRSHADDVNCTRVENHCQASSCRMFCPAGFAREPTSGCPVCRCRDPCEDVQCPRGQQCEPQEVHCKTEPCPPVPTCRKARSLTDLCPAGQPLAITGTVRPFLCGNDPGKPSCPPLYRCLVQGGNDYGVCCPASLQLEKPGSCPRPNEIESTANTGFLCGTPCSHDLECAQLQKCCQSDGCGRHCQQPHNVTLCHQARVLSELLSVNEREGRGYVPQCDGPGGSFSARQCSRNGLVCWCVDPRTGHKVRGSMGAAGTVHCDDVELAAGRTAASGRSVDGPGALCDQNICAAVCEYGFRNDHAGCPTCECSEPCEGYTCPAGSHCEVAKDPACAAYPSGLCSSEPVCKPDLVYSNPCEVGTPLADNTTGELLFCHLDRPKSREYQSRSFFDDEQDDQDASGRSLSSPPIACPLETHECRKLHGEPRGVCCPLANDPDPDAPDDGVDERQQTMCEYLRDFSDRMEGTVEGMELALPPPGCSADGGYQAVQCAARKAKVKLSEQRKYIEQNSIRRMRKLLEDVVSQAPTTTATPTEPRRARRAAEATLKLLPVGDSPMEAQTMARSAKIIDFNRLESKHASANLDKPPVKPSALLKRPAPSQEPLVEVEIEECWCVDGFGTEIPRTRGANATARSCEVMRESLGCLDLTCRMGCDYGFVLDPVTQCPSCECRDPCDAVGCPEGQECRSVEVSCEGEYCPPVPACFPKKPGQCPFLVPPGSDHADSSDSCEYECRTDAHCDGPKRCCSNGCGTQCVEPQLKTACQHLQTIQLHQAAELGVPAKQKYIAQCDPDGSFRTVQCGPGGACWCVDEFGNEKAGTQTGEGPPNCALHPGQSECPALKCARPCEYGFRIDATGCKTCECRDPCGEISCPRGEDCQLIQVECISVPCPKMPICVPIRESVCPEGLPLRSSGREIVCGPQTDADTCPSTHICQLDPISNRGSCCGKTRDVCFESIDQNCLQASERAGESDELDSITRWRFSPRANKCVPVTLPRGVFCQSKNLFHSEQACNGVCPVLSQCERLRLKNAMAAKRAGQPNTWFQPRCDPETGFWSPVQCLGTLPAGANGTASGGPTEQAVGVCWCADKKGAPVKGSLTKGSEPKCSSRQARRRGDSAESTSSSDPVMEELIRQITFLVDENNYLVDEELLEPVQPVSLASTHYAAEPRYIGSVSSATEKVIELARTAEARNFINSDSSGPGPVPARRLSASVTRCQALQLAASFPVGCDTTTGSFEPMQCNGDTCWCVDAAGNQLPLSSTFRRGQRTCLDTPIDVVEIELRLHNAQPARPLVHVYETLRTELSALVGAIYDNYRVQENADGSVTLRFDLIDGTKVDDAFAIEEMVRDGTFALYRGQLVADMTQSRFAHRISVGLPLAQPSSGIPENTFQTIVFVLATASAFLVAIFVVFVMLKRGRTTKAKHYAGGEKIFAIGADKYVDYSSPIFVLSANESKSIQHQQQMGGSN; encoded by the exons AAACGCTCACCGAGCTCACCGCGTGTCAACACCTACGCCGGGCCGAGTCCCGACGCGCCAAGTCCCTCGGGGACAGCCTGCTGCAGACGGTGCGAATTCCGCGCTGTACGGCACTTGGGGAGTTCGAGCCGGTCCAATGTTCGAACGAGCTGAACGGAACCGAATGCTGGTGTGTAGACGAGTACGGCGTGGAGCTGATGGGCAGCCGGCGCAGCCATGCGGACGACGTCAACTGTACGCGCGTGGAGAACCACTGCCAGGCGTCGAGCTGCCGCATGTTCTGTCCAGCCGGGTTTGCACGCGAGCCCACGTCTGGCTGCCCGGTGTGCCGTTGCCGGGATCCCTGCGAGGACGTCCAGTGTCCCCGTGGTCAACAGTGTGAACCGCAAGAAGTCCACTGTAAGACCGAACCCTGTCCACCGGTACCTACTT GTCGTAAGGCGCGCAGCTTAACCGATCTTTGCCCGGCTGGACAGCCGTTAGCGATCACTGGCACGGTACGGCCGTTCCTGTGCGGCAACGATCCTGGCAAACCGTCCTGTCCTCCGCTGTACCGATGCCTGGTTCAGGGTGGCAACGATTACGGTGTGTGCTGTCCGGCGTCGCTCCAGCTCGAGAAACCGGGCAGCTGTCCGCGCCCGAACGAGATCGAATCGACGGCAAACACCGGCTTTCTGTGCGGAACACCCTGCAGCCACGATCTAGAATGTGCCCAGCTGCAAAAGTGTTGCCAATCGGATGGTTGTGGCCGACATTGCCAGCAACCGCACAACGTGACCCTATGCCACCAGGCACGCGTCCTCTCGGAACTCCTATCGGTGAACGAACGCGAAGGCCGAGGATACGTGCCACAGTGCGATGGACCCGGTGGGTCCTTCTCGGCACGTCAGTGCTCACGGAACGGGCTCGTGTGCTGGTGCGTGGATCCACGCACTGGACACAAAGTGCGCGGTTCGATGGGAGCTGCCGGAACAGTGCACTGTGACGACGTGGAACTGGCCGCAGGTCGTACGGCGGCTAGTGGCCGAAGCGTGGACGGACCGGGAGCACTGTGCGACCAGAATATCTGTGCGGCCGTATGTGAGTACGGCTTCCGAAACGATCATGCCGGATGTCCGACGTGCGAGTGTTCGGAACCGTGCGAAGGATACACCTGCCCGGCTGGGTCACACTGCGAGGTGGCCAAGGATCCGGCCTGTGCCGCTTATCCATCCGGGCTGTGCTCTTCTGAGCCTGTCTGTAAACCCGATTTGGTGTACTCGAATCCTTGTGAGGTTGGCACGCCTCTCGCGGACAACACCACCGGTGAGCTGCTCTTCTGCCATCTAG ATCGGCCCAAGAGTCGCGAGTATCAGAGCCGCAGTTTCTTCGATGACGAACAGGACGACCAGGACGCGAGTGGTCGTTCACTATCCAGTCCTCCCATCGCGTGCCCGCTGGAGACGCACGAGTGCCGCAAGCTACACGGGGAACCTCGTGGAGTGTGCTGCCCCCTGGCCAACGATCCAGATCCGGACGCGCCAGATGACGGTGTAGACGAACGCCAACAAACCA TGTGCGAGTACCTGCGGGACTTCTCGGACCGCATGGAGGGCACGGTGGAGGGCATGGAGTTGGCATTGCCCCCTCCAGGTTGCAGTGCCGACGGTGGTTACCAAGCGGTGCAGTGCGCCGCCCGCAAAGCCAAGGTAAAGCTGTCCGAACAACGCAAATACATCGAACAGAACAGCATCCGGCGTATGCGGAAGCTGCTCGAAGACGTCGTCTCACAGgcaccaacgacgacggcaaCGCCGACAGAACCGAGAAGGGCTCGTCGGGCTGCTGAGGCCACCCTGAAGCTGCTACCCGTAGGTGACTCGCCGATGGAAGCACAGACAATGGCCCGTTCGGCCAAGATCATCGACTTCAACCGGCTCGAATCGAAACACGCCAGTGCAAACCTCGACAAGCCACCGGTGAAGCCATCGGCACTGTTAAAGCGGCCAGCACCCTCCCAGGAACCCCTGGTGGAGGTCGAAATCGAGGAGTGCTGGTGCGTGGATGGATTCGGAACCGAAATCCCACGAACCCGCGGTGCGAATGCAACCGCCCGGTCCTGTGAGGTGATGCGCGAGTCCCTTGGCTGTCTCGATCTAACCTGCCGGATGGGCTGTGATTATGGGTTCGTACTGGACCCGGTTACGCAGTGTCCGTCCTGTGAATGCCGTGACCCATGCGACGCCGTCGGTTGTCCCGAAGGACAGGAATGCCGCTCGGTGGAGGTATCGTGCGAGGGCGAATATTGTCCACCAGTGCCGGCATGCTTCCCGAAGAAACCAGGCCAATGTCCGTTCCTGGTACCGCCAGGATCCGATCACGCCGACTCGTCAGACTCCTGCGAGTACGAATGTCGCACTGACGCCCATTGTGACGGTCCGAAGCGGTGCTGCTCGAACGGTTGTGGTACGCAGTGTGTCGAACCGCAACTCAAGACCGCTTGCCAACATCTGCAGACGATTCAGCTGCACCAGGCGGCTGAGTTGGGCGTACCGGCTAAGCAGAAGTACATTGCACAGTGTGACCCCGATGGTAGCTTCCGCACGGTCCAATGTGGACCGGGTGGAGCTTGCTGGTGTGTGGATGAGTTCGGTAATGAGAAGGCGGGCACGCAGACCGGGGAAGGCCCACCCAATTGTGCCCTGCATCCAGGTCAGTCCGAGTGTCCTGCGCTTAAGTGCGCGCGTCCGTGCGAGTACGGCTTCCGGATCGATGCGACCGGATGCAAAACCTGCGAGTGCCGAGATCCGTGTGGTGAGATCTCGTGTCCTCGTGGTGAGGACTGCCAGCTCATACAGGTCGAGTGCATCTCGGTGCCGTGTCCAAAGATGCCAATCTGCGTGCCAATCCGCGAATCCGTCTGCCCTGAAGGCCTACCGTTGAGGTCTAGTGGACGGGAGATCGTTTGTGGCCCACAAACGGATGCGGACACCTGTCCTTCGACGCACATCTGCCAGCTGGATCCGATCAGCAACCGAGGATCGTGCTGCGGCAAGACAA GGGACGTCTGCTTTGAGTCAATCGACCAGAATTGCCTACAAGCATCCGAGCGCGCTGGTGAGAGCGACGAGCTGGACAGTATCACTCGGTGGCGGTTTAGTCCGCGTGCGAACAAGTGCGTCCCGGTAACGTTACCTCGGGGCGTGTTCTGTCAATCGAAGAACCTGTTCCACAGCGAGCAGGCCTGCAACGGGGTCTGTCCGGTGTTGTCCCAGTGTGAACGGCTTCGTCTGAAGAACGCAATGGCCGCGAAACGGGCTGGACAACCGAACACCTGGTTCCAGCCACGGTGTGACCCCGAGACGGGCTTCTGGAGTCCGGTGCAGTGTCTCGGAACGCTACCGGCCGGTGCAAATGGGACAGCTTCTGGTGGTCCCACCGAACAAGCCGTCggggtgtgttggtgtgcggACAAGAAGGGCGCCCCGGTTAAGGGATCGCTGACGAAAGGCTCCGAACCGAAGTGTAGCAGTCGGCAAGCACGTCGTCGCGGAGATTCGGCCGAATCGACGTCCTCTAGTGATCCGG TGATGGAGGAGCTGATCCGCCAGATCACGTTCCTGGTGGACGAGAACAACTACCTGGTCGACGAGGAACTGCTGGAGCCCGTCCAACCGGTGTCGTTGGCAAGCACCCACTACGCGGCTGAACCCCGTTACATCGGTTCCGTCTCGTCCGCGACGGAGAAGGTGATCGAGCTGGCACGCACGGCCGAGGCTCGCAACTTCATCAACAGCGACAGCAGTGGCCCCGGACCGGTGCCAGCGCGGCGTCTTAGTGCCTCAGTCACACGCTGCCAGGCGCTACAACTAGCGGCTTCCTTCCCGGTGGGTTGCGATACGACGACCGGATCCTTCGAACCGATGCAATGCAACGGTGACACGTGTTGGTGCGTGGACGCAGCCGGTAACCAGTTGCCGCTTTCAAGCACCTTCCGGCGTGGCCAGCGCACCTGCTTGGATACGCCGATCGACGTGGTCGAGATCGAGTTACGGCTCCACAACGCCCAACCGGCCCGACCGCTCGTGCACGTGTACGAGACCCTGCGCACCGAACTGTCCGCCTTGGTTGGTGCCATCTACGATAACTACCGGGTGCAGGAGAACGCTGACGGTAGTGTCACGCTGCGGTTTGATCTGATCGACGGCACCAAGGTGGATGACGCGTTCGCGATCGAGGAAATGGTCCGGGATGGCACGTTCGCACTATACCGCGGGCAGCTCGTCGCTGACATGACGCAGTCCCGGTTTGCGCACCGCATCTCGGTCGGGTTGCCGCTAGCTCAGCCATCATCCGGCATCCCGGAGAACACCTTCCAGACGATCGTGTTCGTGCTGGCGACAGCGTCCGCCTTCCTGGTGGCCATCTTTGTCGTGTTCGTGATGCTGAAGCGTGGTCGCACGACAAAGGCGAAGCACTACGCGGGAGGAGAGAAGATCTTCGCGATCGGCGCCGACAAGTACGTCGACTACAGCTCGCCCATCTTTGTGCTGAgcgcgaacgaaagcaaatcgatccagcaccagcagcagatggGCGGGTCCAATTAA